The stretch of DNA AGAAAAGAGAAAACAGAAGATGAAAAAATCTTCGCCTGAAGAAATGATCACGGTAGAAATTGACGGCGCCGCCCGCGGGAATCCTGGTCCGGCTGCCTACGGCGTTGTCTTTCGCCGTCAGGATGGGACGGTGATCGAGCCGCTGGCCCGGGCCATCGGCGAGGCCACCAACAATGTCGCCGAGTACCGGGGGCTTCTGGCCGCACTCGAATTCGCAGCCAAAAAGAAGTTTTGCTCCCTGCGGGTGCATTCTGATTCCGAGCTGATGGTGCGGCAGATTCAAGGCTCTTATAAAGTAAGAAGCGCCGCGCTGAAGCCCTATCACGAGCGGGCGAAGGCGCTGATCCAGAAGCTTGAGCGTTTCGAGATACGTCACGTGCCGCGCGAAAGGAACCGCGAGGCCGACCGGCTGGCGAATCGGGCGCTGGATGGTTCGCCCCGCCAGAAAGGCGGCTAGTGCCGTTCCAACTATTTGGGGCCATTTTCCGTAAGTCACACGGCATGCTTTATTGATCATACAGGATCGAGATGTATAGGCTCATCAAGTTGGAACGGCACTAGCCGTAAATGGTAAACCGTTCGACCGCTGGGGTGGACGGATAACGGCGGGCGCTCAGGCGACGGCCTATTTCAAAAACATTGTCCGGTAGAGCGTATCGCGCTG from Candidatus Acidiferrales bacterium encodes:
- a CDS encoding ribonuclease HI family protein codes for the protein MKKSSPEEMITVEIDGAARGNPGPAAYGVVFRRQDGTVIEPLARAIGEATNNVAEYRGLLAALEFAAKKKFCSLRVHSDSELMVRQIQGSYKVRSAALKPYHERAKALIQKLERFEIRHVPRERNREADRLANRALDGSPRQKGG